From Coccinella septempunctata chromosome 4, icCocSept1.1, whole genome shotgun sequence, a single genomic window includes:
- the LOC123311275 gene encoding maternal protein tudor-like isoform X8, whose amino-acid sequence MERSESLLSAMIPRNPQLMHPVDQSLLQYKSVTLEPNSRHEIYVSYITDGPCHFSVQLKKSEAILAQLMREINSIPLKTFDELPIPGTVCLAKCMEDSHICRAVITSEVDNQYKLFYVDFGNTEVVPPDNIYQMPFKYIIPKIMAIRLSLDGVDKSTVTIEMQCAFKQFVDNRLLMMEVFPSAKKMCLPKCRMWDPETDTDVMDVLNKAAQLAYPNVIALHRGYTRPVKVTFVHSCNKFYIHLKSNEDELNHLMANLQIYCNSSDATYLENPKVGLPCCAQFAFDGQWYRSSIVSLNEDSAKVKYIDYGNEEDIPVQSLKTIEGQFLTCMRPQAIECCLNGYQKMTEDLDRDNKLEELILDQEFTMKVIDTIDNKSLVDLIDLNGCPVTTLLMDAMVNQTKVQVISNGNFENTTRKYGTETSVRNNDKFQDGEFWSPRDKSQNRMDKSEGWRQNSRKSPGSNSNENAESWRQTNNKNDKEWHDNTSNESFKRGRKNDDTRRRSPNTNLRYDGKYRNNRKKISRGPDNNWNAPEQNKNYQNRNSFGESQDNNYTQNNHSEWNGKDSNRTRNRNPRQDNEGYGNKDNSFNRNKPKNFNDSWNANNSTHSLEENEEFQGVKKKSRNFSGNNSNNTYKSKTDGDEWGSKKNTFDGDSYTEKKTYREKNSYDSDGSYRKGKQDRNYDGKTKYNDRGDYKKKPFRKDHDSHISDYEQTDGRKFNSKSDSKWTDKNTVNASVNRSHTTSTAIDPAPEDSTFQTIEVIGQQKVTLSWFHNPCSFFCQLIDSQQSFSTLMEEIQETYKDKASSYRVVGSPAIALFPEDNVFYRTRILKCLGNQFKVYYVDFGNISVVDKVWPIDKKFMELPMQAIPCGLGGIQPVEDKWPDPTAYTNYMQKEYLDCEFLGFEIDRYMVDLYSDNQEIKLQLIQDNLAKVIEPVIPSLDFDINFLIGQTFRAMIDYVNDLSDFAISLNSGIQLMCAAHNLAMATERFDDELIQKVGQVLIVYCDNIIENRLEVTLYDHVGNKLNILNPDEGAYESVEAVCPHLVIKPTLHGFVSHVEESTIVIQPSECADSLEDMLNVIYEHYNNLPQESTLIPEEGYLYAVCSGDSNWYRGRVISFDDEKISVLYVDYGNTEDVPFSSLRELDSKFYWWDMLAILVHVNVPTADLLEKQVTVQVYFGELGLEGEIVEVVDGVEPQQLEISNINQEFSNSCQITDDKPAGNDNSLEIPSAIPNENEAAQNDAGVSQEEIPCVQNEVAFDGTAVVLSHIDSPSDFYIQLADSQDAISELQSKLQEQIEEMPVLDNTSVGGLCAAPYSVDQMWYRSQILDADEDITTVRFIDYGNTDVIDNKAIQIKTLPAEFLALEEYATRCRLKIKPLEEEWSKATTDRFEELAYADNVYVQFINQDEKANYVELFSGDQNVKDILIAENLAVLDEDLVLDPKLKGYISHMNSPSEFWVQLDGWCAELEWIAEQLSNAVSFPDLEDFTPGSLCAAMFPDDEMWYRARILSNTVAGLEVLFLDYGNSCVCGNLKQLPEHLVMAPPLALKCSLQKPEGLFNWSPEAAQKFSDISADGQTEFTVKKLTTGETSIVELYVNDEAVSSKLLPTTDNVNVTEIESMSSFSVSKEGVVSNEKYRLEKIPGYEYNQDALEKFVEMNNEGKTCYGLEHLTDNWVRLYLNGNDIRKEILPILKIKCVQSPEVTPEVLQSNTNISEDSSNIISSSSQAISDAASEVPEATCDNDSKNNQDVIPQEGSSPEEEISSTSQIEAFDMCSTLLTETINTVTEGVSSEGNESEMTESPKKATELSSMPLITSDNVIDSTMKCENTEELSREKDISSIEKELPDASHKKESDNDRDVSEVSDNENTKGGMPSSCEDPLEENVHAEVSDICEPQNSEEASIEVCDNLQKEEGPQETQEESDDAYKHSDIGVITSETKDDNPAEISEGCPIVQEKEIDVAPNIASFDKSQKDESHTDGDEDAFEICDTANAENDTKETPKRCDTPSEKDFYDNGNNSDKEPYSEQVILDRSNDDVTPNITLKEKDESSEEHSGTSEILQETEIGLVIAEAQINESHDDGDVEAIQVCDTPNTGNNEDPLKVCDDLGNEACSTDVTIEVKNEILQETKDCEISKEERNVPTHGGDILDQTSEICDEVMTREILKEDHKEIHTDSNETRENIQRGCEAEMQLQNEKINEAIPEEVSRDSDIPNDIIVQQEESHKIAEESSDMCNDGVTKKIDNVGHEGIPTNDDENERRENIQGDSEAQKHPQHEEINVTITEEVSRASDSLHAIVKEESQKIAEESSNICDRLEKVEPTSDIKDEIPNIILREETKTQKTNSKVEFTETIMTSFSAPTISKKESERKLSPTKVSPKSKEIPGEPAMEDSPTIEE is encoded by the exons ATGGAAAGGAGT GAATCCCTCCTTTCTGCGATGATTCCAAGGAACCCTCAACTCATGCACCCAGTTGATCAGTCTTTGTTGCAATACAAATCAGTGACTTTGGAACCTAATAGCCGACATGAAATTTATGTATCTTACATCACCGATGGTCCATGCCACTTCTCAGTGCAGCTCAAAAAAAGTGAAGCCATTCTGGCTCAATTGATGAGGGAAATCAATTCTATTCCATTGAAGACTTTCGATGAATTGCCAATCCCAGGAACGGTTTGTTTAGCAAAGTGTATGGAGGACAGTCATATATGTAGAGCGGTGATCACTAGTGAAGTGGATAATCAATATAag CTCTTCTATGTCGACTTTGGCAACACTGAAGTAGTACCTCCTGATAATATATACCAGATGCCATTTAAATACATCATTCCAAAAATCATGGCTATTCGTTTATCACTAGACGGTGTGGATAAATCCACCGTTACAATAGAGATGCAATGTGCTTTCAAGCAGTTTGTTGATAATCGTTTACTCATGATGGAAGTTTTTCCATCCGCTAAAAAGATGTGTCTACCTAAATGCAGAATGTGGGATCCTGAGACAGACACAGATGTTATGGATGTCTTGAATAAAGCAGCCCAACTTGCTTATCCGAATGTTATTGCTCTCCATAGAGGTTATACCCGCCCTGTTAAAGTTACCTTTGTGCACAGTTGTAACAAGTTCTACATTCATTTGAAAAGTAATGAAGATGAACTGAATCATCTAATGGCCAACTTACAAATCTATTGCAACTCGAGCGATGCCACATATTTAGAAAATCCTAAG gTTGGTCTTCCTTGTTGTGCTCAATTTGCCTTCGACGGACAATGGTATCGTAGTTCAATAGTATCGTTGAATGAAGATTCTGCCAAAGTGAAATATATTGATTATGGTAATGAAGAAGACATACCTGTGCAATCCCTAAAAACTATAGAAGGGCAATTCCTGACATGCATGCGACCACAGGCCATTGAATGCTGTTTAAATGGATATCAAAAAATGACTGAAGATTTAGATAGAGACAATAAACTGGAAGAACTTATATTGGATCAGGAGTTCACTATGAAAGTTATTGACACAATTGATAACAAATCTCTAGTGGACCTTATAGACTTAAATGGTTGTCCTGTAACTACTTTACTCATGGACGCTATGGTAAATCAAACAAAAGTCCAAGTTATTTCTAATGGTAATTTTGAGAATACTACAAGAAAGTATGGTACTGAAACGTCTGTCAGAAATAACGATAAATTTCAAGATGGAGAATTTTGGTCCCCAAGGGATAAATCGCAGAACAGGATGGATAAATCTGAAGGTTGGAGACAAAACTCAAG aaaatctCCTGGTTCGAACTCGAATGAAAATGCTGAATCTTGGAGACAAACCAACAACAAAAATGATAAAGAATGGCATGACAATACCTCAAATGAGAGCTTCAAAAGAGGGAGGAAAAACGATGATACTAGAAGAAGGTCACCGAATACAAA CCTCCGATATGATGGAAAATATAgaaataacagaaaaaaaatcag CAGGGGTCCAGACAACAATTGGAATGCAccagaacaaaataaaaattatcaaaatcgaAATTCTTTTGGGGAATCTCAAGACAATAATTACACCCAAAACAATCATTCGGAATGGAATGGTAAAGACTCAAACAGAACCCGCAATAGAAATCCCAG ACAAGACAACGAAGGGTATGGTAACAAGGATAACAGCTTTAACAGAAACAAACCTAAAAATTTCAACGATAGTTGGAACGCTAATAATTCCACCCACAGTCTGGAagagaatgaagaatttcaggGAGTGAA aaagAAGTCCAGAAATTTCAGTGGGAACAATAGCAATAATACATATAAAAGTAAAACAGATGGTGATGAATGGGGAAGTAAGAAAAATACATTTGATGGAGACAGTtacactgaaaaaaaaacatatag agaaaaaaattcatatgacTCTGATGGTTCATACAGAAAAGGCAAACAGGATAGAAATTACGATGGAAAGACGAAATATAATGATAGAGGTGATTATAAGAAAAAACCATTCAGAAA AGATCATGACTCTCATATTAGTGATTACGAACAGAcagatggaagaaaattcaactCGAAAAGTGATTCTAAATGGACTGACAAAAATACTGTCAATGCTTCTGTGAATAGATCTCATACAACTTCAACAGCTATTGATCCTGCACCTGAAGATTCTACATTCCAAACTATTGAAGTGATTGGCCAGCAAAAAGTGACTTTAAGCTGGTTTCATAATCCCTGCAGCTTTTTCTGCCAACTAATAGACTCTCAACAATCCTTCAGTACGCTTATGGAGGAAATACAAGAGACTTATAAGGATAAAGCTTCTAGCTACCGTGTAGTAGGATCACCTGCTATTGCCTTATTCCCCGAAGATAATGTGTTTTACCGAACAAGGATATTGAAGTGCCTGGGCAATCAATTCAAAGTATATTACGTCGATTTTGGGAACATCTCCGTTGTTGACAAGGTATGGCCCATTGATAAGAAATTCATGGAGTTGCCAATGCAGGCTATACCATGTGGACTCGGTGGAATTCAGCCTGTCGAAGATAAATGGCCAGATCCAACGGCTTATACCAATTATATGCAGAAAGAATATTTAGATTGCGAATTCTTAGGCTTCGAAATTGACAG GTATATGGTCGATCTTTATTCTGATAATCAAGAGATTAAGCTGCAGTTGATCCAAGATAATTTAGCCAAAGTCATAGAACCAGTCATTCCATCACTCGATTTCGATATAAACTTTTTGATAGGACAAACATTCCGAGCGATGATTGATTATGTCAATGATTTATCAGACTTCGCCATCTCACTAAATTCAGGAATTCAGTTGATGTGCGCAGCACACAATTTAGCTATGGCAACAGAAAGATTCGACGATGAGTTGATTCAAAAAGTGGGCCAAGTGTTGATTGTTTATTGTGACAATATAATTGAAAATAG attggAAGTGACATTATATGATCATGTGGGAAATaaactgaatattttgaacCCTGATGAAGGTGCATATGAATCTGTTGAAGCAGTATGCCCGCATCTTGTGATCAAACCCACACTTCACGGATTTGTTAGTCATGTGGAAGAGAGCACTATTGTTATACAGCCTTCAGAATGCGCCGATAGCCTTGAAGACATGTTGAATGTAATATATGAACATTACAACAACCTTCCTCAGGAAAGTACTCTCATACCTGAAGAGGGTTACTTGTATGCTGTTTGTAGCGGGGACTCTAACTGGTACAGAGGAAGGGTAATCTCATTCGATGATGAAAAGATTTCCGTGTTGTATGTTGATTATGGTAATACGGAAGATGTTCCTTTCAGCAGCCTCAGAGAACTAGATTCTAAATTCTATTGGTGGGACATGCTGGCGATCTTG GTTCACGTAAATGTACCAACAGCGGATCTTCTTGAAAAACAAGTGACCGTTCAAGTTTATTTTGGGGAACTTGGTTTGGAGGGAGAAATCGTAGAAGTAGTTGACGGTGTAGAACCACAGCAACTAGAAATCAGCAATATCAACCAGGAATTCAGCAACTCTTGTCAAATAACAGATGACAAACCAGCTGGTAATGATAATTCATTGGAAATACCCTCAGCCATTCCCAATGAAAATGAGGCAGCGCAAAATGATGCTGGAGTGTCACAGGAAGAAATTCCTTGTGTACAAAATGAAGTCGCGTTCGATGGTACAGCAGTTGTTCTTAGTCATATAGATAGTCCTAGTGACTTTTACATCCAGCTGGCTGATTCGCAAGACGCCATCAGTGAGCTCCAATCGAAACTGCAGGAGCAAATAGAAGAAATGCCTGTTTTGGACAACACCTCGGTTGGGGGTCTTTGTGCAGCACCTTATTCAGTGGATCAAATGTGGTACCGTTCCCAAATTTTGGATGCAGATGAAGATATAACTACT GTTCGTTTCATTGACTATGGAAACACGGACGTAATAGATAATAAGGCCATTCAGATAAAAACACTTCCAGCTGAATTCTTGGCATTGGAAGAGTATGCCACAAGATGTCGCCTAAAAATCAAGCCTCTCGAAGAGGAATGGTCTAAGGCGACCACCGATAGGTTTGAAGAATTAGCTTATGCGGATAACGTCTATGTACAATTCATAAACCAGGACGAAAAGGCGAATTATGTCGAACTTTTCAGCGGCGATCAAAACGTTAAGGATATTCTGATCGCAGAAAACCTCGCCGTTTTAGATGAGGACCTAGTTCTCGACCCCAAACTCAAAGGTTACATTAGTCACATGAATTCCCCTTCGGAATTTTGGGTGCAGCTAGATGGTTGGTGTGCGGAGCTCGAATGGATAGCCGAACAGTTGTCGAATGCTGTTAGTTTTCCGGATCTCGAAGACTTTACTCCAGGTTCACTGTGCGCTGCGATGTTCCCCGACGACGAGATGTGGTACAGGGCCAGAATTTTGTCGAACACAGTGGCGGGACTCGAAGTCCTCTTTCTCGATTACGGTAATTCCTGTGTTTGCGGCAACTTGAAACAATTGCCCGAACATCTAGTCATGGCCCCACCTCTAGCGCTCAAATGTAGTCTACAGAAACCAGAGGGACTTTTCAATTGGAGTCCCGAAGCAGCCCAAAAATTCTCAGATATTTCTGCTGACGGTCAAACGGAATTCACTGTGAAAAAATTGACCACTGGTGAAACTTCCATAGTTGAACTTTATGTGAATGATGAGGCTGTTTCGTCAAAGTTACTGCCGACGACTGATAATGTGAATGTCACTGAAATAGAGTCCATGAGCAGCTTTTCCGTATCGAAGGAGGGAGTTGTTTCAAATGAGAAATATAGACTGGAAAAAATTCCAGGTTATGAATATAACCAAGACGCTTTGGAGAAATTTGTGGAAATGAACAATGAAG GCAAAACATGCTATGGATTGGAACATTTAACTGACAATTGGGTTCGTCTCTATTTGAATGGAAATGATATTAGAAAGGAAATCCTCCCTATTCTCAAAATTAAATGTGTCCAATCTCCAGAAGTAACTCCTGAAGTACTTCAATCCAACACAAACATTTCTGAAGATTCTTCCAACATTATTAGTAGTTCATCACAAGCAATCTCTGATGCAGCCTCTGAAGTTCCTGAAGCAACATGTGATaatgattcaaaaaataatcaagatgTGATACCACAAGAAGGTTCTTCACCAGAAGAAGAAATTAGTTCAACATCACAAATAGAAGCCTTTGATATGTGTAGTACATTACTGACTGAAACAATAAATACAGTTACTGAAGGAGTGTCATCAGAAGGTAATGAATCTGAAATGACGGAAAGTCCAAAGAAAGCTACAGAACTATCTAGTATGCCACTCATTACTTCAGATAACGTTATTGATAGCACCATGAAATGTGAAAATACAGAAGAATTATCACGAGAAAAAGATATTTCTTCAATAGAAAAGGAACTTCCTGATGCTTCACATAAAAAGGAAAGTGATAATGATAGAGATGTTAGTGAGGTTAGTGATAACGAGAATACTAAGGGAGGAATGCCTAGTTCCTGTGAGGATCCATTAGAAGAAAACGTCCATGCAGAAGTTTCTGATATTTGCGAACCCCAAAATTCCGAAGAGGCGTCTATAGAAGTTTGTGATAATTTACAGAAAGAAGAGGGTCCTCAAGAAACACAAGAAGAATCTGATGATGCATATAAACATTCAGATATTGGTGTCATTACCTCGGAAACGAAAGATGATAATCCAGCAGAAATATCTGAAGGATGTCCAATTGTCCAAGAAAAAGAAATCGATGTAGCTCCTAATATAGCATCTTTTGATAAGTCCCAGAAAGACGAGAGTCATACCGATGGAGATGAAGATGCTTTTGAAATCTGTGATACTGCAAATGCAGAAAATGATACAAAAGAAACACCTAAACGATGTGATACTCCCTcagaaaaagatttttacgaCAATGGTAATAATTCTGACAAAGAGCCATACTCAGAACAAGTAATACTCGACAGATCTAATGATGACGTTACTCCCAACATCACCCTAAAAGAGAAAGATGAATCATCAGAAGAACATTCTGGAACAAgtgaaattcttcaagaaacAGAAATTGGCTTGGTAATAGCTGAGGCACAAATAAATGAAAGTCATGATGATGGAGATGTGGAAGCAATTCAAGTCTGTGATACTCCCAATACAGGAAATAATGAAGATCCACTGAAAGTTTGTGATGACTTAGGAAACGAAGCTTGTTCTACTGATGTTACTATAGAAGTCAAGAACGAAATTCTACAAGAAACCAAAgattgtgaaatttcaaaagaaGAGAGAAATGTTCCAACTCATGGAGGTGATATTCTGGACCAAACTTCTGAAATATGTGATGAGGTTATGACAAGGGAAATTCTTAAGGAAGACCATAAGGAAATACATACTGATTCTAATGAAACAAGAGAAAACATCCAAAGAGGTTGTGAAGCAGAAATGCAactacaaaatgaaaaaattaatgaagcAATACCAGAAGAAGTTTCTAGAGATTCTGATATTCCTAACGATATAAtagtacaacaagaagaatctCACAAAATCGCTGAAGAATCTTCCGACATGTGTAATGATGGAGTGACAAAGAAAATTGATAATGTAGGCCATGAAGGCATACCTACaaatgatgatgaaaatgaaaGGAGAGAAAACATCCAAGGAGATTCTGAAGCACAAAAGCATCCACAACATGAAGAAATAAATGTAACAATTACAGAAGAAGTTTCTAGAGCTTCTGATTCCCTTCATGCAATAGTGAAAGAAGAATCTCAGAAAATTGCTGAAGAATCTTCTAACATCTGTGATAGGCTAGAAAAAGTGGAACCAACCAGTGATATAAAAGATGAAATTCCCAATATTATTTTAAGAGAAGAAACAAAAACCCAGAAAACCAATTCTAAAGTTGAATTCACAGAAACCATTATGACATCTTTTTCGGCACCTACAATTTCAAAAAAAGAATCAGAACGCAAGCTTTCACCAACTAAAGTTTCACCGAAATCGAAAGAAATTCCGGGAGAACCGGCTATGGAAGATTCACCAACAATTGAAGAGTAG